The Pollutimonas sp. M17 sequence TGGCGTCAAGGGGTCGGGAAAAGTTTCCAGCAATGAACGCATCGCCGTCATGGCCGCAATACAGATCGCCGCCGAGCTTCTTTCCCTGCGCGCGCCGGATGGTCCACTCAGCAATGTTGCGCTTGGCGATTTCAAGCGTAAAATTGATGACATGAACGATTTGCTTGATCAGGTCGTCGGGCCTGCCGCTCAAAACCAAAGGTAGGTGCATCAAACAGGTTTTCTGAATGCGCAATGCGCGCGTTCATCAGTTAGTCCCTGCCGTGTTCGTGACTTGGCCATACATTCCTTGAACCAATGCTTATGGCATACAGGTTGCTGGATTGACAAGTGGGTGTGATTTCCATTTATGGAAAACCCGAAGCTTGACTGAAGGCGACCACCTTGAACCCTCGGTTCCAGGATGCCGGCCTAGACGGCACAGGCGGG is a genomic window containing:
- a CDS encoding cell division protein ZapA → MERVDVSILGRDYSLACLPAERESLLAAVRHVDQRMLGVKGSGKVSSNERIAVMAAIQIAAELLSLRAPDGPLSNVALGDFKRKIDDMNDLLDQVVGPAAQNQR